The Streptomyces sp. NBC_01689 genome includes a window with the following:
- a CDS encoding ATP-binding SpoIIE family protein phosphatase, with the protein MALAPDAPAHHRADLETVVRVALPGTPLAPGAARGLVSEALADWAALALPGAVTVDERLRDDAVVIVSELVTNAVVHAGTDVELQCRLETGDDGGAATLRAVIIEVSDHHPSRAVREDAAERPYGTPEYGRGLRLVAALSEAWGITYRTGVKTVWARLPVDGAAEFGAGLGLTGEAGGATGTGPLAAGEVRVGRGPGDRASGADRDRRDAGTPDTTEGPDRHGGNDSAAVRERGAGTADGTRTERGAGTADGAGAAGSTGTAGGAWWDGAPPGGGAWTGTYTAGDPAAQAGELAGGREGALFGSGTPGAGTPGTEPGRDPSRGHDWLNRGALSFLAEASDLLAGQLDEDLVAALAGQLLVPRLADWCAVWLEDEATDRAGGLGLALGPRLARVWHGSENRIEELRRALEKDPPRLPDSVRSRAVPVPWPGETLDADDLPGRDTDQEGGASGTGGRGEPDGAAEAGRTGGDGRVGGAALAYRLIAGGRPLGTLVIGRAGLTCFPDEITGLVEDLSRRIALAIGAARQYARQATISRVLQRGLLPGAVAEIPGVVSALVYEPLDKGGPSGDFYDVFPAGDGRWCFVLGDVQGKGPEAAVVIGLARPWVRLLAREGYQVADVLDRLNQLLLDDATEAADAAARALVAAGGPGLGPDEGPQTRFLSMLYGELVPFDGGVRCTLASAGHPLPLILGPGGDVREVAEPQTLLGVFEDATYVSETLDLYPGDTVLCVTDGVTERRSGPRQFDDDEGLARALAGCAGLGAEPVAERIRRLVHEFGNGPPEDDLALLVLQAE; encoded by the coding sequence ATGGCGCTTGCCCCGGACGCGCCCGCGCACCACCGTGCCGACCTGGAGACGGTCGTGCGCGTGGCGCTGCCGGGCACCCCGCTCGCGCCGGGCGCCGCCAGAGGGCTGGTGAGTGAGGCGCTCGCCGACTGGGCGGCGCTCGCGCTTCCCGGCGCGGTGACGGTCGATGAGCGCCTCCGCGACGACGCGGTCGTGATCGTCAGCGAGCTCGTCACCAACGCGGTCGTGCACGCGGGCACGGACGTGGAACTGCAGTGCAGGCTGGAGACCGGCGACGACGGCGGGGCGGCCACGCTGCGGGCGGTGATCATCGAGGTCTCCGACCACCACCCCTCACGCGCGGTGCGCGAGGACGCGGCCGAACGCCCTTACGGCACGCCCGAGTACGGGCGGGGCCTGCGGCTCGTCGCCGCGCTCTCCGAGGCCTGGGGCATCACCTACCGGACCGGCGTCAAGACCGTGTGGGCGCGGCTGCCCGTGGACGGCGCGGCGGAGTTCGGCGCCGGACTCGGGCTGACAGGGGAGGCGGGAGGCGCCACCGGCACCGGGCCGCTCGCGGCGGGGGAGGTGCGCGTCGGCCGCGGTCCGGGCGACCGGGCATCCGGCGCGGACCGGGACCGGCGCGACGCGGGGACCCCGGACACGACGGAGGGTCCCGACCGCCATGGGGGGAACGATTCCGCCGCGGTGCGGGAACGCGGCGCGGGAACGGCGGACGGTACGAGGACGGAACGCGGCGCGGGAACGGCGGACGGTGCGGGGGCGGCAGGCAGTACGGGAACGGCAGGCGGTGCCTGGTGGGACGGTGCGCCCCCGGGCGGCGGCGCGTGGACGGGGACGTACACCGCAGGAGACCCCGCCGCGCAGGCCGGGGAACTCGCCGGGGGGCGCGAAGGCGCGCTCTTCGGCTCCGGGACCCCCGGAGCGGGGACACCCGGGACGGAGCCCGGGCGTGATCCGTCCCGCGGCCACGACTGGCTCAACCGCGGCGCGCTCTCCTTCCTCGCCGAGGCCTCCGACCTGCTCGCCGGCCAGCTCGACGAGGACCTGGTCGCCGCGCTCGCCGGGCAGCTGCTGGTGCCCCGCCTCGCCGACTGGTGCGCGGTCTGGCTGGAGGACGAGGCCACCGACCGGGCGGGCGGCCTCGGGCTGGCGCTCGGGCCGCGGCTCGCCCGGGTCTGGCACGGCAGCGAGAACCGCATCGAGGAACTGCGCCGGGCACTGGAGAAGGACCCGCCCCGACTCCCCGACTCGGTCCGTTCCCGCGCCGTGCCCGTGCCCTGGCCGGGGGAGACCCTGGACGCGGACGACCTGCCGGGCCGGGACACGGACCAGGAGGGCGGCGCGAGCGGTACGGGCGGGCGGGGCGAGCCCGACGGAGCGGCCGAGGCGGGCCGGACGGGCGGGGACGGCCGGGTGGGCGGGGCGGCGCTGGCCTACCGGCTGATCGCCGGCGGCCGGCCGCTCGGGACGCTCGTCATCGGGCGGGCCGGCCTGACCTGCTTCCCCGACGAGATCACCGGGCTGGTCGAGGACCTTAGCCGGCGGATCGCCCTCGCCATCGGAGCGGCCCGCCAGTACGCGCGGCAGGCCACCATCAGCCGGGTCCTCCAGCGGGGCCTGCTGCCCGGCGCGGTCGCCGAGATCCCCGGGGTGGTCAGCGCCCTCGTGTACGAACCGCTGGACAAGGGCGGGCCCAGCGGGGACTTCTACGACGTGTTCCCGGCCGGTGACGGGCGCTGGTGCTTCGTCCTCGGCGACGTACAGGGCAAGGGACCCGAGGCCGCCGTCGTGATCGGGCTCGCCCGGCCGTGGGTACGACTGCTGGCCCGGGAGGGGTACCAGGTCGCGGATGTCCTGGACCGCCTCAACCAGCTCCTGCTCGACGACGCGACGGAGGCGGCCGACGCGGCGGCCCGCGCGCTGGTGGCCGCGGGCGGCCCCGGCCTCGGCCCCGACGAGGGCCCCCAGACCCGCTTCCTCTCCATGCTCTACGGCGAACTGGTCCCCTTCGACGGGGGCGTGCGCTGCACCCTCGCCTCGGCCGGCCACCCCCTGCCGCTGATCCTGGGCCCCGGCGGCGACGTACGGGAGGTCGCCGAGCCGCAGACGCTGCTCGGCGTCTTCGAGGACGCGACCTACGTCTCCGAGACCCTGGACCTGTATCCCGGCGACACCGTGCTGTGCGTGACCGACGGGGTGACGGAGCGGCGCAGCGGGCCGCGCCAGTTCGACGACGACGAGGGGCTCGCGCGGGCCCTCGCGGGGTGCGCGGGACTCGGCGCCGAGCCGGTCGCGGAGCGGATCCGGCGACTGGTGCACGAGTTCGGCAACGGACCGCCGGAGGACGACCTGGCCCTGCTGGTGCTGCAGGCGGAGTAG